One segment of Triticum aestivum cultivar Chinese Spring chromosome 2A, IWGSC CS RefSeq v2.1, whole genome shotgun sequence DNA contains the following:
- the LOC123189518 gene encoding copper methylamine oxidase, with amino-acid sequence MASAQEKAALCCGGPARDAPRAAIAAPGKAVSMSAAAAGGSAAGGGAVMDDIASAAQPTTAKASSKGIPIMTRAQRFHPLDPLSAAEIAVAVATVRAAGKSPEERDSMRFVEAVLLEPEKNVVALADAYFFPPFQPSLLPRTKGSAVIPSRLPPRRAKLVVYNRHSNETTIWIVELSEVHAATRGGHHRGKVISSELVPDVQPAMDAMEYAECEATVKNYPPFVEAMKKRGVDDMELVMVDAWCAGYYSDADAPSRRLARPLIFCRTESDSPMENGYARPVEGIHVVVDMQNNIVIEFEDRKFVPLPPPDHLRNYTPGETRGGVDRSDVKPLIINQPEGPSFRINGYFVEWQKWNFRIGFTPKEGLVIYSVAYVDGSRGRRPIAHRLSFVEMVVPYGDPSEPHYRKNAFDAGEDGLGKNAHSLKKGCDCLGYIKYFDAHFTNFTGHVETIENCVCLHEEDHGILWKHQDWRTGLAEVRRSRRLTVSFICTVANYEYGFYWHFYQDGKIEAEVKLTGILSLGALMPGESRKYGTTIAPSLYAPVHQHFFVARMDMAVDCKPNEAHNQVVEVNVKVESAGTNNVHNNAFYAEEKILKSELQAMRDCDPSSARHWIVRNTRAVNRTGQPTGFRLVPGSNCLPFALPEAKFLRRAGFLKHNLWVTPYKSDEKFPGGEFPNQNPRLHEGLATWVKKDRPLEETDIVLWYVFGLTHIPRLEDWPVMPVERIGFMLMPHGFFNCSPAVDVPPGTSDAADVKEAESPKAIQNGSLVSKL; translated from the exons ATGGCCTCAGCTCAGGAAAAGGCGGCGCTCTGCTGCGGGGGCCCCGCGCGCGATGCCCCCAGGGCGGCGATCGCCGCGCCCGGGAAGGCGGTCTCCATGTCCGCGGCCGCCGCCGGCGGTTCCGCTGCCGGGGGCGGCGCCGTGATGGACGACATCGCGTCCGCGGCCCAGCCCACTACCGCCAAGGCCTCCTCTAAAG GGATACCCATAATGACGAGAGCTCAAAGATTCCACCCTTTGGACCCATTATCTGCTGCCGAAATTGCAGTGGCTGTTGCAACTGTAAGAGCCGCTGGAAAATCTCCTGAG GAACGTGACAGCATGCGTTTTGTTGAAGCTGTGCTACTGGAACCAGAAAAGAATGTTGTAGCATTAGCCGATGCCTACTTTTTCCCGCCGTTCcaaccatcactgctccctagaaCCAAAGGCTCTGCCGTCATTCCGAGCAGGTTACCTCCCAGGAGGGCTAAGCTTGTTGTCTACAATAGACATTCAAATGAGACTACCATTTGGATAGTAGAACTATCTGAAGTGCATGCAGCTACTAGAGGTGGACATCACAGAGGGAAGGTGATATCATCTGAACTTGTTCCAGATGTACAGCCTGCAATG GATGCTATGGAATATGCTGAGTGTGAAGCTACTGTCAAAAATTATCCTCCATTTGTTGAAGCTATGAAGAAAAGAGGTGTGGACGACATGGAACTTGTCATGGTAGATGCCTG GTGTGCTGGCTACTACAGTGATGCTGATGCTCCCAGTCGCAGACTTGCCAGGCCTCTAATCTTTTGCCGAACTGAGAGTGATAGTCCCATGGAGAATGGTTATGCTCGTCCTGTGGAAGGGATCCATGTTGTTGTTGATATGCAGAATAATATTGTCATAGAGTTTGAAGACAGGAAGTTTGTTCCACTGCCCCCACCAGATCATTTGAGAAACTACACTCCTGGAGAAACTAGAGGTGGTGTTGATCGAAGTGATGTGAAACCTCTTATTATCAATCAGCCTGAGGGCCCAAGCTTCCGTATTAATGGCTATTTTGTGGAATGGCAGAAG TGGAATTTCCGTATTGGCTTCACCCCTAAAGAGGGTTTGGTCATCTACTCTGTTGCATATGTTGATGGTAGCCGTGGACGTAGACCTATAGCTCATAGGCTGAGCTTTGTTGAGATGGTTGTTCCTTATGGAGACCCAAGTGAACCACATTATCGCAAAAATGCTTTCGATGCTGGAGAAGATGGACTTGGCAAAAATGCTCATTCTCTTAAGAAG GGGTGTGATTGCTTGGGTTACATCAAGTATTTTGATGCACACTTCACGAACTTTACCGGTCATGTGGAGACAATTGAGAACTGTGTGTGTCTCCACGAGGAGGACCATGGAATCCTTTGGAAACACCAAGATTGGAGAACTGGTTTAGCAGAAGTTAGGCGATCAAGGAGGCTCACGGTGTCGTTTATCTGCACAGTTGCCAACTATGAATATGGTTTTTACTGGCACTTTTATCAG GATGGTAAGATAGAAGCTGAAGTAAAACTTACTGGAATTCTGAGTTTGGGAGCTCTGATGCCTGGGGAATCAAGGAAATATGGTACAACTATTGCTCCTAGTCTGTATGCACCTGTCCACCAGCATTTCTTTGTTGCCCGTATGGACATGGCTGTTGATTGCAAACCTAACGAAGCTCATAATCAG GTGGTTGAAGTGAATGTCAAAGTCGAAAGTGCAGGCACAAATAATGTGCACAACAATGCTTTCTATGCTGAAGAAAAAATACTGAAATCCGAGTTGCAAGCAATGAGAGATTGTGACCCTTCATCTGCGCGACATTGGATT GTTAGGAACACAAGGGCTGTAAATCGTACCGGACAACCAACTGGTTTCAGACTCGTGCCTGGTTCAAACTGTTTGCCATTTGCTCTGCCCGAGGCAAAGTTTCTTCGAAGAGCAGGGTTCCTAAAGCACAATCTTTGGGTGACACCATACAAGAGCGATGAGAAGTTTCCTGGAGGGGAGTTCCCCAACCAGAATCCACGTCTTCACGAGGGTTTGGCTACTTGGGTGAAGAAGGATAGACCCTTGGAGGAAACTGACATCGTCCTCTG